In the genome of Gloeotrichia echinulata CP02, one region contains:
- a CDS encoding Uma2 family endonuclease produces the protein MSSPVLEKPTSSETSYVLVYNVSWEQLEQLDIALAGTSARLSYLDGILEIMSPLSDDHEDNRKTLAMLLEIYLRIKNIRFYGRGSATIGKKEDNTRCEPDESYNLGTKKPIPDLLLEITVTSGGINKLEIYQRLRVPEVWFWEDGLLSVYCLQGDSYIKVNKSNLLPELNLDLLAKYALMADQYDAVNEYSRIITQE, from the coding sequence ATGTCTTCTCCTGTTCTGGAAAAACCTACGAGTTCTGAGACTTCCTACGTTCTTGTGTACAATGTCAGTTGGGAACAATTAGAACAGCTTGATATTGCCCTTGCAGGGACAAGCGCACGACTAAGTTATTTAGATGGTATTCTCGAAATTATGTCGCCACTTTCTGATGACCATGAGGACAATAGAAAAACTCTGGCGATGTTGCTAGAAATTTATCTGCGGATAAAGAATATCCGGTTTTATGGGCGGGGATCTGCAACCATAGGTAAAAAGGAAGACAACACGCGATGCGAACCCGATGAGTCTTATAATTTAGGGACAAAAAAACCTATTCCCGATTTATTGTTAGAAATAACTGTCACGAGTGGCGGAATCAATAAGCTAGAAATTTATCAGCGTTTGCGAGTACCTGAAGTCTGGTTTTGGGAAGATGGTTTATTATCAGTTTATTGTTTGCAAGGTGACAGTTATATCAAAGTTAATAAAAGTAATTTATTGCCAGAGTTGAATTTAGATTTATTAGCAAAATATGCGCTAATGGCTGACCAATATGATGCGGTGAATGAATATAGTCGGATAATAACTCAGGAATAA